A portion of the Scleropages formosus chromosome 15, fSclFor1.1, whole genome shotgun sequence genome contains these proteins:
- the vti1b gene encoding vesicle transport through interaction with t-SNAREs homolog 1B, whose translation MPQEEFEKLHEMFQSLHEEMKRMLQRAPLCYGEEKKRLMKDFSGRYREAEEMLREMDEALLDVPAAFRNPMSSKLRCYRRDIIKLQRDMKSYDLSSGFSGWLKEGQHGAYTSHRTQLQSQRVLLLLGTESLHHATQSIKRSQHIAAESEHIGSDIVEELGEQREQLDRTRDRLIQTGEDLSRSRRIMRSISRRVMTNKMLLSLIILMEIGILGAVVYLKFFHK comes from the exons ATGCCACAGGAAGAGTTCGAAAAGTTGCATGAGATGTTTCAGTCTCTGCATGAGGAGATGAAGCGGATGCTCCAGCGAGCTCCTCTTTGCTATGGAG AGGAGAAGAAGCGGTTGATGAAAGACTTCAGTGGCAGATACAGGGAGGCCGAAGAGATG TTACGAGAGATGGACGAGGCGCTGCTGGATGTCCCTGCTGCCTTCCGGAACCCAATGTCCTCCAAGCTGCGCTGCTACCGCAGAGACATAATCAAACTGCAGAGGGACATGAAGAGTTATGATCTCAGCTCAGGGTTCTCGGGCTGGCTCAAGGAAGGCCAGCATGGGGCCTACACGTCCCACAGA ACACAGTTACAGTCCCAGAGGGTATTACTTCTCCTGGGGACGGAGTCCCTGCACCACGCAACACAAAGCATCAAACGCAGCCAGCATATTGCTGCAGAGAGTGAGCACATTGGCAGCGACATCGTTGAGGAATTAGGAGAACAGAGAGAGCAGCTGGACCGTACGCGGGACCGG CTCATTCAGACTGGAGAAGACCTCAGCAGAAGCCGTCGGATCATGCGATCAATTTCTCGCCG AGTGATGACAAATAAAATGCTACTGTCTCTCATCATCCTAATGGAAATTGGCATCCTGGGTGCGGTCGTCTACTTGAAGTTTTTTCACAAGTAG